From the genome of Homo sapiens chromosome 6 genomic scaffold, GRCh38.p14 alternate locus group ALT_REF_LOCI_4 HSCHR6_MHC_MANN_CTG1, one region includes:
- the ABCF1 gene encoding ATP-binding cassette sub-family F member 1 isoform a (isoform a is encoded by transcript variant 1) produces MPKAPKQQPPEPEWIGDGESTSPSDKVVKKGKKDKKIKKTFFEELAVEDKQAGEEEKVLKEKEQQQQQQQQQQKKKRDTRKGRRKKDVDDDGEEKELMERLKKLSVPTSDEEDEVPAPKPRGGKKTKGGNVFAALIQDQSEEEEEEEKHPPKPAKPEKNRINKAVSEEQQPALKGKKGKEEKSKGKAKPQNKFAALDNEEEDKEEEIIKEKEPPKQGKEKAKKAEQGSEEEGEGEEEEEEGGESKADDPYAHLSKKEKKKLKKQMEYERQVASLKAANAAENDFSVSQAEMSSRQAMLENASDIKLEKFSISAHGKELFVNADLYIVAGRRYGLVGPNGKGKTTLLKHIANRALSIPPNIDVLLCEQEVVADETPAVQAVLRADTKRLKLLEEERRLQGQLEQGDDTAAERLEKVYEELRATGAAAAEAKARRILAGLGFDPEMQNRPTQKFSGGWRMRVSLARALFMEPTLLMLDEPTNHLDLNAVIWLNNYLQGWRKTLLIVSHDQGFLDDVCTDIIHLDAQRLHYYRGNYMTFKKMYQQKQKELLKQYEKQEKKLKELKAGGKSTKQAEKQTKEALTRKQQKCRRKNQDEESQEAPELLKRPKEYTVRFTFPDPPPLSPPVLGLHGVTFGYQGQKPLFKNLDFGIDMDSRICIVGPNGVGKSTLLLLLTGKLTPTHGEMRKNHRLKIGFFNQQYAEQLRMEETPTEYLQRGFNLPYQDARKCLGRFGLESHAHTIQICKLSGGQKARVVFAELACREPDVLILDEPTNNLDIESIDALGEAINEYKGAVIVVSHDARLITETNCQLWVVEEQSVSQIDGDFEDYKREVLEALGEVMVSRPRE; encoded by the exons ATGCCGAAGGCGCCCAAGCAGCAGCCGCCGGAGCCCGAGTGGATCGGGGACGGAGAGAGCACGAGCCCATCAG ACAAAGTggtgaagaaagggaagaaggacaAGAAGATCAAAAAAACG TTCTTTGAAGAGCTGGCAGTAGAAGATAAACAGgctggggaagaagagaaagtgctcaaggagaaggagcagcagcagcagcaacagcaacagcag caaaaaaaaaagcgagaTACCCGAAAAGGCAGGCGGAAGAAGGATGTGGATGAtgatggagaagagaaagagctcATGGAGCGTCTTAAGAAGCTCTCAGTGCCAACCAGTGATGAGGAGGATGAAG TACCCGCCCCAAAACCCCGCGGAGGGAAGAAAACCAAG GGTGGTAATGTTTTTGCAGCCCTGATTCAGGATCagagtgaggaagaggaggaggaagaaaaacatcCTCCTAAGCCTGCCAAGCCGGAGAAGAATCGGATCAATAAG GCCGTATCTGAGGAACAGCAGCCTGCACTCAAGggcaaaaagggaaaggaagagaagtcaAAAGGGAAGGCTAAG CCTCAAAATAAATTCGCTGCTCTGGACAATGAAGAGGAggataaagaagaagaaattataaaggaaaaggagCCTCCCAAACAAGGGAAGGAGAAGGCCAAGAAGGCAGAGCAG GGttcagaggaagaaggagaaggggaagaagaggaggaggaaggaggagagtcTAAGGCAGATGATCCCTATGCTCATCTTagcaaaaaggagaagaaaaagctgaaaaaacaG ATGGAGTATGAGCGCCAAGTGGCTTCATTAAAAGCAGCCAATGCAGCTGAAAATGACTTCTCCGTGTCCCAGGCGGAGATGTCCTCCCGCCAAGCCATGTTAGAAAATGCATCTGACATCAAG CTGGAGAAGTTCAGCATCTCCGCTCATGGCAAGGAGCTGTTCGTCAATGCAGACCTGTACATTGTAGCCGGCCGCCGCTACGGGCTGGTAGGACCCAATGG CAAGGGCAAGACCACACTCCTCAAGCACATTGCCAACCGAGCCCTGAGCATCCCTCCCAACATTGATGTGTTGCTGTGTGAGCAGG aggtgGTAGCAGATGAGACACCAGCAGTCCAGGCTGTTCTTCGAGCTGACACCAAGCGATTGAAGCTGCTGGAAGAGGAGCGGCGGCTTCAGGGACAGCTGGAACAAGGGGATGACACAGCTGCTGAGAGGCTAGAGAAG gtgTATGAGGAATTGCGGGCCACTGGGGCGGCAGCTGCAGAGGCCAAAGCACGGCGGATCCTGGCTGGCCTGGGCTTTGACCCTGAAATGCAGAATCGACCCACACAGAAGTTCTCAGGGGGCTGGCGCATGCGTGTCTCCCTGGCCAG GGCACTGTTCATGGAGCCCACACTGCTGATGCTGGATGAGCCCACCAACCACCTGGACCTCAACGCTGTCATCTGGCTTAATAA CTACCTCCAGGGCTGGCGGAAGACCTTGCTGATCGTCTCCCATGACCAGGGCTTCTTGGATGATGTCTGCACTGATATCATCCACCTCGATGCCCAGCGGCTCCACTACTATAGGGGCAATTACA TGACCTTCAAAAAGATGTACCAGCAGAAGCAGAAAGAACTGCTGAAACAGTatgagaagcaagagaaaaagctGAAGGAGCTGAAGGCAGGCGGGAAGTCCACCAAGCAGGCG gAAAAACAAACGAAGGAAGCCCTGACTCGGAAGCAGCAGAAATGCCGACGGAAAAACCAAGATGAGGAATCCCAGGAGGCCCCTGAGCTCCTGAAGCGCCCTAAGGAGTACACTGTGCGCTTCACTTTTCCAGACCCCCCACCACTCAGCCCTCCAGTGCTGGGTCTGCATG GTGTGACATTCGGCTACCAGGGACAGAAACCACTCTTTAAGAACTTGGATTTTGGCATCGACATGGATTCAAGGA TTTGCATTGTGGGCCCTAATGGTGTGGGGAAGAGTACGCTACTCCTGCTGCTGACTGGCAAGCTGACACCG ACCCATggggaaatgagaaagaaccacCGGCTG AAAATTGGCTTCTTCAACCAGCAGTATGCAGAGCAGCTGCGCATGGAGGAGACGCCCACTGAGTACCTGCAGCGGGGCTTCAACCTGCCCTACCAGGATGCCCGCAAGTGCCTGGGCCGCTTCGGCCTGGAGAGTCACGCCCACACCATCCAGATCTGCAAACTCTCTG GTGGTCAGAAGGCGCGAGTTGTGTTTGCTGAGCTGGCCTGTCGGGAACCTGATGTCCTCATCTTG GACGAGCCAACCAATAACCTGGACATAGAGTCTATTGATGCTCTAGGGGAGGCCATCAATGAATACAAGGGTG CTGTGATCGTTGTCAGCCATGATGCCCGACTCATCACAGAAACCAATTGCCAGCTGTGGGTGGTGGAGGAGCAGAGTGTTAGCCAAATCGATGGTGACTTTGAAGACTACAAGCGGGAGGTGTTGGAGGCCCTGGGTGAAGTCATGGTCAGCCGGCCCCGAGAGTGA
- the ABCF1 gene encoding ATP-binding cassette sub-family F member 1 isoform b (isoform b is encoded by transcript variant 2), producing MPKAPKQQPPEPEWIGDGESTSPSDKVVKKGKKDKKIKKTFFEELAVEDKQAGEEEKVLKEKEQQQQQQQQQQKKKRDTRKGRRKKDVDDDGEEKELMERLKKLSVPTSDEEDEVPAPKPRGGKKTKGGNVFAALIQDQSEEEEEEEKHPPKPAKPEKNRINKAVSEEQQPALKGKKGKEEKSKGKAKPQNKFAALDNEEEDKEEEIIKEKEPPKQGKEKAKKAEQMEYERQVASLKAANAAENDFSVSQAEMSSRQAMLENASDIKLEKFSISAHGKELFVNADLYIVAGRRYGLVGPNGKGKTTLLKHIANRALSIPPNIDVLLCEQEVVADETPAVQAVLRADTKRLKLLEEERRLQGQLEQGDDTAAERLEKVYEELRATGAAAAEAKARRILAGLGFDPEMQNRPTQKFSGGWRMRVSLARALFMEPTLLMLDEPTNHLDLNAVIWLNNYLQGWRKTLLIVSHDQGFLDDVCTDIIHLDAQRLHYYRGNYMTFKKMYQQKQKELLKQYEKQEKKLKELKAGGKSTKQAEKQTKEALTRKQQKCRRKNQDEESQEAPELLKRPKEYTVRFTFPDPPPLSPPVLGLHGVTFGYQGQKPLFKNLDFGIDMDSRICIVGPNGVGKSTLLLLLTGKLTPTHGEMRKNHRLKIGFFNQQYAEQLRMEETPTEYLQRGFNLPYQDARKCLGRFGLESHAHTIQICKLSGGQKARVVFAELACREPDVLILDEPTNNLDIESIDALGEAINEYKGAVIVVSHDARLITETNCQLWVVEEQSVSQIDGDFEDYKREVLEALGEVMVSRPRE from the exons ATGCCGAAGGCGCCCAAGCAGCAGCCGCCGGAGCCCGAGTGGATCGGGGACGGAGAGAGCACGAGCCCATCAG ACAAAGTggtgaagaaagggaagaaggacaAGAAGATCAAAAAAACG TTCTTTGAAGAGCTGGCAGTAGAAGATAAACAGgctggggaagaagagaaagtgctcaaggagaaggagcagcagcagcagcaacagcaacagcag caaaaaaaaaagcgagaTACCCGAAAAGGCAGGCGGAAGAAGGATGTGGATGAtgatggagaagagaaagagctcATGGAGCGTCTTAAGAAGCTCTCAGTGCCAACCAGTGATGAGGAGGATGAAG TACCCGCCCCAAAACCCCGCGGAGGGAAGAAAACCAAG GGTGGTAATGTTTTTGCAGCCCTGATTCAGGATCagagtgaggaagaggaggaggaagaaaaacatcCTCCTAAGCCTGCCAAGCCGGAGAAGAATCGGATCAATAAG GCCGTATCTGAGGAACAGCAGCCTGCACTCAAGggcaaaaagggaaaggaagagaagtcaAAAGGGAAGGCTAAG CCTCAAAATAAATTCGCTGCTCTGGACAATGAAGAGGAggataaagaagaagaaattataaaggaaaaggagCCTCCCAAACAAGGGAAGGAGAAGGCCAAGAAGGCAGAGCAG ATGGAGTATGAGCGCCAAGTGGCTTCATTAAAAGCAGCCAATGCAGCTGAAAATGACTTCTCCGTGTCCCAGGCGGAGATGTCCTCCCGCCAAGCCATGTTAGAAAATGCATCTGACATCAAG CTGGAGAAGTTCAGCATCTCCGCTCATGGCAAGGAGCTGTTCGTCAATGCAGACCTGTACATTGTAGCCGGCCGCCGCTACGGGCTGGTAGGACCCAATGG CAAGGGCAAGACCACACTCCTCAAGCACATTGCCAACCGAGCCCTGAGCATCCCTCCCAACATTGATGTGTTGCTGTGTGAGCAGG aggtgGTAGCAGATGAGACACCAGCAGTCCAGGCTGTTCTTCGAGCTGACACCAAGCGATTGAAGCTGCTGGAAGAGGAGCGGCGGCTTCAGGGACAGCTGGAACAAGGGGATGACACAGCTGCTGAGAGGCTAGAGAAG gtgTATGAGGAATTGCGGGCCACTGGGGCGGCAGCTGCAGAGGCCAAAGCACGGCGGATCCTGGCTGGCCTGGGCTTTGACCCTGAAATGCAGAATCGACCCACACAGAAGTTCTCAGGGGGCTGGCGCATGCGTGTCTCCCTGGCCAG GGCACTGTTCATGGAGCCCACACTGCTGATGCTGGATGAGCCCACCAACCACCTGGACCTCAACGCTGTCATCTGGCTTAATAA CTACCTCCAGGGCTGGCGGAAGACCTTGCTGATCGTCTCCCATGACCAGGGCTTCTTGGATGATGTCTGCACTGATATCATCCACCTCGATGCCCAGCGGCTCCACTACTATAGGGGCAATTACA TGACCTTCAAAAAGATGTACCAGCAGAAGCAGAAAGAACTGCTGAAACAGTatgagaagcaagagaaaaagctGAAGGAGCTGAAGGCAGGCGGGAAGTCCACCAAGCAGGCG gAAAAACAAACGAAGGAAGCCCTGACTCGGAAGCAGCAGAAATGCCGACGGAAAAACCAAGATGAGGAATCCCAGGAGGCCCCTGAGCTCCTGAAGCGCCCTAAGGAGTACACTGTGCGCTTCACTTTTCCAGACCCCCCACCACTCAGCCCTCCAGTGCTGGGTCTGCATG GTGTGACATTCGGCTACCAGGGACAGAAACCACTCTTTAAGAACTTGGATTTTGGCATCGACATGGATTCAAGGA TTTGCATTGTGGGCCCTAATGGTGTGGGGAAGAGTACGCTACTCCTGCTGCTGACTGGCAAGCTGACACCG ACCCATggggaaatgagaaagaaccacCGGCTG AAAATTGGCTTCTTCAACCAGCAGTATGCAGAGCAGCTGCGCATGGAGGAGACGCCCACTGAGTACCTGCAGCGGGGCTTCAACCTGCCCTACCAGGATGCCCGCAAGTGCCTGGGCCGCTTCGGCCTGGAGAGTCACGCCCACACCATCCAGATCTGCAAACTCTCTG GTGGTCAGAAGGCGCGAGTTGTGTTTGCTGAGCTGGCCTGTCGGGAACCTGATGTCCTCATCTTG GACGAGCCAACCAATAACCTGGACATAGAGTCTATTGATGCTCTAGGGGAGGCCATCAATGAATACAAGGGTG CTGTGATCGTTGTCAGCCATGATGCCCGACTCATCACAGAAACCAATTGCCAGCTGTGGGTGGTGGAGGAGCAGAGTGTTAGCCAAATCGATGGTGACTTTGAAGACTACAAGCGGGAGGTGTTGGAGGCCCTGGGTGAAGTCATGGTCAGCCGGCCCCGAGAGTGA